The genomic window GATTCAGGGCAGAAGGAACGTCACCGGTGAGCACTTGCCGTTTCGTGCGGATAGTTGGATCGGGGACAGGATTCGCGGACATGAGCGCAACAGTGTACGGATGCTGGGGATTACGAAACAGTTTATCGACAGGAGCGATCTCGACGATCTTGCCGAGATACATGACCGCAACGCGGTCGGCGATATGCTCGACAACGTTGAGATCATGCGAAACAAACAAATACGACAAGCCAAACTCTTGTTGCAGGTCTTCTAGCAAGTTCAAAATTTGCGCTTGAATTGAGACATCCAAGGCGGACACCGGCTCATCACAGACAATAAATTGTGGATTCAAGGCCAAAGCCCGTGCGATGCCAATGCGCTGCCGCTGCCCACCAGAAAATTCATGCGGGTACCGCGAGGCATAACTGGAAGATAGTCCGACGCGCTCCAGGAGGCTATGGACTTGACGATCAAGGTTTGTGCCATTGGCGAGACCGTGGACTCGCAACGGCTCGCCAATAATCGCGCCGACCGTCATACGGGGATTGAGTGAACTGTAGGGGTCTTGGAAGATCATCTGCATATGGCGGCGCTTTTGTCGAAGCTGCGCGGTACCCATCTTCAAGACATCTTCGCCAGCAAAGTGCACCTCA from Deltaproteobacteria bacterium includes these protein-coding regions:
- a CDS encoding dipeptide ABC transporter ATP-binding protein, whose translation is MANQPPTPNPQPLVQVRNLKKHFPVRSGVFSRISGWVKAVDDVSFIVQSGETLALVGESGCGKTTVGRSILRLIEPTSGEVHFAGEDVLKMGTAQLRQKRRHMQMIFQDPYSSLNPRMTVGAIIGEPLRVHGLANGTNLDRQVHSLLERVGLSSSYASRYPHEFSGGQRQRIGIARALALNPQFIVCDEPVSALDVSIQAQILNLLEDLQQEFGLSYLFVSHDLNVVEHIADRVAVMYLGKIVEIAPVDKLFRNPQHPYTVALMSANPVPDPTIRTKRQVLTGDVPSALNPPTGCPFHTRCPRVMETCKTVMPQATQTGEEKETHTVWCHLYSETANTEV